Part of the Stackebrandtia endophytica genome is shown below.
CCTGTCGGGCACCAAGATGAGCAAGTCCCTGGGCAACACGTTGAGCGTCTCGGCGCTGGGCGAGCGTGGCTTCCGGCCCGTCGAGGTCCGGTACTACCTGCTGGCGCCCCATTACCGTTCCGCGATCGACTACTCGGAGCAGTCGCTGGCGGAGGCCGCGTCGGCCTACCAGCGGTTGGAGAACTTCTTGCACCGGGCCGCCGACGCGGTCGGGTCGATCAGTGACACCGCCGACCTGCCCGAGGAGTTCGTGGCGGCGTTGGACGACGACCTCGGTACCCCGGCGGCGTTGGCGGTGGTGCACGAGACGGCCCGTGAGGGCAATGCCGCGCTGGATCGCGTCGACACCGCGGCCGCCGGTGACATCGCCGCGAAGGTCCGTGCCATGCTGGGTGTTCTGAACCTAGACCCGCTGTCATCGCAGTGGTCCACCTCCACCGGCTCCGACCTCTCGCCCGTGGTGGATTCACTGGTGTCGGTCGTGTTGCGCCAACGGGCTCAGGCCCGCGCCGACCGCGATTGGGCCACCGCCGACGCGCTGCGCGATACGTTGGCCGACGCGGGTCTGACCATCGAAGACACTCCCGGCGGTGCCCGATGGAGTCTGACCAAGGAACGGGGACCGGAACATGGCCGGTAATTCACAGCGACGTGGCAAACGCACCACCTCCAAGAAGGGCGCCGCCCAGGGAAGCGGTGGTCAGGGTAAGCGGGCATTGTCCGGGCGGGGCAAGACCCTGTCGGCCGAAGACCGTCCCTGGCACAAGGCTTATACCGGTACCGATGTGCCGAAGAAGACCAAGTGGAAGCAGGAGAAGGAGCGGCGTGCCGCCGCGGCCGAGGGACGTCCCCCGAAGGCGGGTTCTCCCGCCAAGGCCGGTGGCAAGGGCGGTAAGCGGTCTCACCGTGACTCTGGTGACGGTGTCGAGGTGATCGTGGGTCGTAACCCGGTCGCCGAGGCGATGCGCGCCAACGTCCCGGGCACCGCGTTGTACATCGCGCACGGCATCGAGCTGGACGACCGGGTACGCGAGTCGATCCGGTTGGCGGGTAACCGCGACATCGCGATCCTCGAGGTGACTCGCAGCGAGCTGGACCGGTTGTGTCACGGCGCGCTGCATCAGGGCGTCGGTTTGCAGGTGCCGCCATTCCACTACGAGACCTACGCGGATCTGTTGGCCGCTGCCGCGGAGCACCCGCAGCCTCCGCTGCTGGTCGCGTTGGACGGGGTCACCGACCCGCGCAACCTGGGCGCGATCATCCGGTCGGCTGCCGCGTTCGGTGCGCACGGTCTCGTCGTTCCGCAGCGCCGGGCCGCCGGTATGACGGCGACGGCGTGGCGTACCTCGGCGGGGGCGGCGGCTCGGTTGCCGATCGCCAAGGCGACGAACCTGACGCGGTCGCTGCAGGAGGCTCAGAAGGCGGGTCTGCTGGTCGCCGGGTTGGACGCCGACGGCGAAGTCGATTTGTTCGATCTGCCCGCGGCGGTCGACCCGATGATGCTGGTGATCGGTTCGGAGGGGCGTGGCCTGTCGCGTCTGGTCGGTGAGACCTGTGATCTGCGGGTGCGTATCCCGATTACGTCCGATGTGGAGTCGTTGAACGCTTCGGTCGCGGCATCGGTGGCCCTGGCGGAGATCCAGCGCCGACGGAGCCCGTGACGGTCGTCGGCGGGTGACCATTCGCAGGGTGCCCACGCGAATACCTGACTCCGAATAAGACGTTCCGCGACCGCCGTCGAACGTCGCGGGACAACGCCTAGCATCTTCAGAAACCGTCGTTCACCCCGCGAGGATCAATCTTCACATGTCATCCCCCAACGGCTATGCGCTCGGAATCGACCTCGGCACGTCTCACACCGTGGCGGTGGTTCGCTCACCGGACGGCCGGTCGCGCCCGTTGCTGGTGGACGGTGCACCGGTCATGCCCTCCTCGGTGTTCCTGGACGAGACGGGAGCGATCCACGTGGGTCGCGACGCGCAACGCCTGGCGCAGACCGATCCGGCGCGGTTCGAGCCCAACCCGAAGCACCGTATCGGGGATTCGAGCGTCCTGTTGGGCGACCGTGACGTTCCGACGGTCGACCTGTTGGCGGCGATTCTGCGCAACGTGGCCACCAAGGCGGTCGAGGCGGTCGGACACCTACCCCCGACGGTGTTGACGTTTCCGGCGAAGTGGGGACCGCAGCGTCGCGGTGTGTTGGAACAGGCCGCCGCCAAAGCCGGCTACCCGGCACCGCGAATGGTTCCCGAACCGGTCGCGGCGGCGCACTACTTCGTCGAGGTGATGCGGCAACCGATCCCGCAGGGTGAATCGGTCGCGGTGTTCGACTTCGGCGGTGGAACCCTCGACATCGCGGTGGTCCGGCACGAGCACGGCGGTGGTTTCACGGTGCTCTCCGACGGGGGTCTGGAGGACCTGGGCGGCCTGGACATCGACGCGGCCCTGGTGCAGTACCTGGGGCAGACCATTGCCGCGCACGTCCCCCAGGTGTGGCAGCAGTTGACGCAACCGGCCAACGGGACCGACCGTCGCCATCGGCGCCTGTTCTGGGACGACGTGCGCGGCGCAAAGGAGATGCTGTCGCGCACAGCGGTCGCACCGGTCCCGGTACCCGGTGTCGAATCGGCGCTTCACATGACGCGTGAGGAGCTGGAACGACTCGCCCAACCGTTGCTGGCCCGAGCCGTGGCCGAGACCGAACGCGTGATCACCAGCGCGGGCCTGCGTCCCGATCAGCTGGCCGGATTGTTCCTGGTGGGCGGGGCCAGTCGGATTCCGTTGGTGGCACGGCTGCTCCACTCGCAACTGGGCATCGCACCGACCGTGTTGGAACAGCCGGAGCTGCCGGTCGCCGAGGGCAGTCTCGCGGCGGCGTTCCCGCCGGAGCCGGAGCCCGAGGTCGCCCCGGTGACTCCGCCGCCGGCCGCCGAGCCGTACACGCCCCCGACTCCTCCCGAGGAGCCGAAGGACGACGCGTTCCTGGAGCCAGCGGCAGCACCGACCCCCTGGTACAAGCGCAAGACCACCTGGATCGGTACGGCTGCCGGTGTCGTGGCGTTGGCGCTGCTGACCGCCTGGCTGGTCTACGACCCCTACCCCGAACGCGAGATGTCGCCGCTGACGCAGGTGGGGACGGATGTCACCTATCCCGGCGGCCGGGCCGACGTTCCATACGTCTATCAACCCGACGTCGACGGCGATATCGCCTACTACCTGACCTCCCCGGAGTCCGACGTCGCTTACCTGACCGCGGTGGACCTGACCACCGCTGAACGGGTCTGGGATTCGGCTCCGTTTACCGTCGAAGACCTCAACGGGGTGGTCGCCGAGAACGGCATCCTGTACATCGACGAGTGGGACGGCGAGGCCTACCGGTACACGTTCATCGACCCCGACACCGGCGAGCGGCTCAACACGTTGAGCTTCAACACCGGTGACTGGACCCGAATCGTCAACGGTCGACTGGTTCACTTCCAGGCCGACGGCCGGGTCGCCGGTTACGACGCCACCGGCCAGCGGCAGTGGCAGACCGACCTGGGTGGTGCGAAACTGCAGAACGGCGCGGTAGTTCATACGTGGGACCACGAGAGCAAGCGCCGCAATCACAGCTTCACCGGCACCGACGGCTACGCCTGGACGGTCGACGAGGAGGGCCTGTTGAGCGTCCTGGATGTCGACACCGGCCAGGTCACCGCCGCCAAGAGTCTGGCCGCCCACGACGATCACTACTTCGGTTACGAGGGCACCCTGTTCGTCGCCGACGCCGAGACCGGGTACTCCCTGACGGCGTACGACCTGACCGACGGTTTGGCATCACTGTGGACTTTCAAACCGGAGGGCGCAACGCGGGAGGTCTCACTCATGAAGGCCTGCGGACAGACCCGGATCTGCGTTCTGGAGGACCGCGACGAGGACGACACCACCGACGGCGTAATGGTTCTCGATTTCGATGACGGCGGTGAGCTGGCGTGGGAGTCGCCGACGGACATGGCGGTCACGACCGCCTGGCCCGCCGGGGAACAGTTGCTCGTGGTCACCGCCGGTGACGAGGAGAACAGCGTCAATCAGATGTACGACAGCCGTTTCGAGCCGTCCGGTTCCCCGTTGACCCGCGGGCTGTCACGTATCGACAGCGGTAGTTTCCTAACGGTGCCGAGCGCCTGGGACGATCCGAAGTTCGCCTCCGACGATCGCAGCTTCGTCGGTTTGGGAGCCCAGACCGGCCAGCGCTATGAGCTGGGAACCGAGTCGATCATCCCGCAGTGCGAAGCCACCGACATGTACCTGACGTGTGCCACCGACACCGGTTTCCGAGTGTGGTCGTACCGGACGTGACGCGGACCGGAGGACGGCCGGGCGATCCCGTAAACTGTTCGCGCACCACCGGCTGGAGTGGCGCAATTGGCAGCGCAGCTGTCTTGTAAACAGCAGGTTGTGGGTTCGAGTCCCATCTCCAGCTCAATCGTGACACTGAAGTGGCCGCCGACCAGGGAACTAATTTCCCGGTCGGCGGCCGTTTTCGTTGCCGGTGCATGAATGGGTGTACGAATGGGTGGAAAACCCCTCAGGACCACAACGTGCGTCCTCCGTGTCCACCCGTCGGCGCCCGCTCAATCGACGGTCGGTCAGATCGGCCGCCGGACCTCGAAGTGGAAACATCCGTACTCCAGCGCCCGGACGTGCACCAGCGCCACCTCGGGGTCGCTGAACGCATCGTTGAACGCGGCGTCGAAACCGACAGTGGGGTCGTCCGGGATCAGCAGGAGCCGTCCACCGACGATGCGGCCCCGGGCGTCGTAGCGGCGCACGGTGCGCAACGCGCCCGGTTTGTCGAAGGGGTAGCGGTTCGAAGGGGTGAACCCTCCACAGTCGTCGGCGTGGATGAAGACGGGCCCCTGTTCGTCGTAGGCGCCCGGCGACGCCCCGGTGGCGAGCGCCCACCGACGCAGTGGGGCGTACGAGACGAGGGCGACCCGTTCGCCGACGGTGATGCGGCGCAGGCAACAGCGCAGTGGCGAACCCGCATCACGGTCGGTGGCGAGGTACGGCGCGCCATCGGCGCCGGCGTCGTCGACGGTGCGTAGGTCTTTGAGGGCGACGGCATCGATGGGCAACACGGTGTACCTGGTCATGTGTCCATGCTGACGCGACCTCGGACGGCGCGCTGGCGGGAAACGGACATCACGTTGTCGAAGGTGACTTGCCGTCCGCCGGCGACGCGGGTATTCCGTCACATCACCAACGAGATTCGACGAGTTCTCACAGGCGTCGGTGGGAGAGTCGATGAGTGGTGAAAGCCAGGATGATCAGCGCCGCCAGGGCATAGGCGGCGAGGTCGAATACCTGGAGGATCCAGAAGTCGTCATCCATGTAGTAGTCGGTGTAGGCCACCGCGACGGCGGTGAGGCAGGACTCTTCACCGCAGGAGTGGACTTCCATGTCGTCGAGTTTCGTGCCGCCGAGGGACAGGTATCCCTGATCGATGAGGGTGCCGTCGTCCATCGGGTAGGAGGCCGTGGGCAGCGGATCGCCGGACTCCCGATCGGCTTGACTGACCTCCACGGTGTTGCGCAGCGGCGGGAGCACCGCGGGGCGGGCCACTTGAGCCACGAGCATGCTCACCGGGATGACCGCCACGAGCGCCAGGACCATCGCGGGAAGGCTGCGCCGACCCAGAACACCGATCAGCGCGGCGAAGGCGAATGCCAGGAGGAACCACCCGCCGAGCAACGGACCGTGGGAGACGTAGCCGACGTTCTGCAACAGCAGCATGGGCAGCGGGGCCCGGTCGTGAACGATCGCGATGAAGACGCCGAACCCGATCAACGCGAGCGCCACCGGAACCGCTGCGACCAGCAGTTTCGCCGTCACCCAACGGCCGTGATGGCCCGTCTGCGTGATGACGAAGGCGTGCGTGCGTTCTTCGAACTCGCGGGCGAACAGCGGGCCACCCGCGAACAGTCCCAACACAATGGACAATAGGACGACGCCCATGTTGATGAACGGGTAGTACTCACCGACCAACGCCGTGAACGGCGCGTCGCAGTCCCGATAGGTGGCGCATCCGGAGGTTTCCAGCAGGATCACCAGCCAAACGGCGGCCAGCCCCA
Proteins encoded:
- a CDS encoding DUF1203 domain-containing protein, coding for MTRYTVLPIDAVALKDLRTVDDAGADGAPYLATDRDAGSPLRCCLRRITVGERVALVSYAPLRRWALATGASPGAYDEQGPVFIHADDCGGFTPSNRYPFDKPGALRTVRRYDARGRIVGGRLLLIPDDPTVGFDAAFNDAFSDPEVALVHVRALEYGCFHFEVRRPI
- a CDS encoding hsp70 family protein yields the protein MSSPNGYALGIDLGTSHTVAVVRSPDGRSRPLLVDGAPVMPSSVFLDETGAIHVGRDAQRLAQTDPARFEPNPKHRIGDSSVLLGDRDVPTVDLLAAILRNVATKAVEAVGHLPPTVLTFPAKWGPQRRGVLEQAAAKAGYPAPRMVPEPVAAAHYFVEVMRQPIPQGESVAVFDFGGGTLDIAVVRHEHGGGFTVLSDGGLEDLGGLDIDAALVQYLGQTIAAHVPQVWQQLTQPANGTDRRHRRLFWDDVRGAKEMLSRTAVAPVPVPGVESALHMTREELERLAQPLLARAVAETERVITSAGLRPDQLAGLFLVGGASRIPLVARLLHSQLGIAPTVLEQPELPVAEGSLAAAFPPEPEPEVAPVTPPPAAEPYTPPTPPEEPKDDAFLEPAAAPTPWYKRKTTWIGTAAGVVALALLTAWLVYDPYPEREMSPLTQVGTDVTYPGGRADVPYVYQPDVDGDIAYYLTSPESDVAYLTAVDLTTAERVWDSAPFTVEDLNGVVAENGILYIDEWDGEAYRYTFIDPDTGERLNTLSFNTGDWTRIVNGRLVHFQADGRVAGYDATGQRQWQTDLGGAKLQNGAVVHTWDHESKRRNHSFTGTDGYAWTVDEEGLLSVLDVDTGQVTAAKSLAAHDDHYFGYEGTLFVADAETGYSLTAYDLTDGLASLWTFKPEGATREVSLMKACGQTRICVLEDRDEDDTTDGVMVLDFDDGGELAWESPTDMAVTTAWPAGEQLLVVTAGDEENSVNQMYDSRFEPSGSPLTRGLSRIDSGSFLTVPSAWDDPKFASDDRSFVGLGAQTGQRYELGTESIIPQCEATDMYLTCATDTGFRVWSYRT
- the rlmB gene encoding 23S rRNA (guanosine(2251)-2'-O)-methyltransferase RlmB translates to MAGNSQRRGKRTTSKKGAAQGSGGQGKRALSGRGKTLSAEDRPWHKAYTGTDVPKKTKWKQEKERRAAAAEGRPPKAGSPAKAGGKGGKRSHRDSGDGVEVIVGRNPVAEAMRANVPGTALYIAHGIELDDRVRESIRLAGNRDIAILEVTRSELDRLCHGALHQGVGLQVPPFHYETYADLLAAAAEHPQPPLLVALDGVTDPRNLGAIIRSAAAFGAHGLVVPQRRAAGMTATAWRTSAGAAARLPIAKATNLTRSLQEAQKAGLLVAGLDADGEVDLFDLPAAVDPMMLVIGSEGRGLSRLVGETCDLRVRIPITSDVESLNASVAASVALAEIQRRRSP